From one Anaerohalosphaeraceae bacterium genomic stretch:
- the pta gene encoding phosphate acetyltransferase — translation MSFLEKILYQASQRQKTIVLAEGSDKRVLEAAKILTDKKIARIIVLGETDQVYRDLKALGAKTDEIRVIDPKTSDEHQRYAQCLYEIRKSKGLTMEDAEKLVEDNIYFGTLMVKNGDADGLVGGAIHASADMIRPALQIIRPAEGFKTISSVFFMCRGEEIYLFADCGLVEYPTTAQLSDIAVSTAITAMQFGIEPKIAMLSYSTKGSAKSEGAMKVAMAAERTREKVGHLFGYGGKVIVDGELQFDAAFVPEVAALKCPDSPLKGRANVFIFPNLEAGNICYKAVQRLGNFEAYGPILQGLARPVNDLSRGCVPEDIVGTAAITALQAQ, via the coding sequence ATGAGCTTTCTGGAAAAAATTCTTTATCAGGCGTCACAGCGTCAGAAAACTATTGTTTTGGCGGAAGGTTCGGACAAGCGGGTTTTAGAGGCGGCTAAGATTCTTACTGACAAAAAAATAGCCCGCATTATCGTTTTGGGGGAGACTGACCAGGTCTACAGGGATTTGAAGGCCCTGGGGGCTAAAACGGATGAAATCCGAGTTATCGACCCCAAAACGTCAGATGAACATCAGCGGTATGCCCAGTGTCTTTATGAAATCCGCAAGTCTAAAGGGCTTACTATGGAGGATGCAGAAAAACTGGTCGAGGATAATATCTACTTTGGAACACTGATGGTCAAAAATGGAGACGCAGACGGTCTGGTCGGCGGGGCGATTCATGCCTCTGCCGATATGATACGGCCTGCTTTGCAGATTATTCGTCCTGCAGAGGGATTTAAGACCATCTCGAGCGTCTTTTTTATGTGCCGCGGGGAGGAAATCTACCTGTTTGCGGATTGCGGTTTGGTCGAGTACCCGACAACGGCCCAATTGTCTGACATTGCGGTTTCGACCGCGATTACAGCGATGCAGTTCGGGATTGAGCCGAAAATTGCGATGCTGTCTTATTCAACAAAGGGTTCCGCCAAGTCTGAAGGGGCGATGAAGGTGGCAATGGCCGCCGAGAGAACGCGGGAAAAGGTCGGACATCTTTTCGGATACGGCGGGAAAGTTATTGTTGATGGGGAACTTCAGTTTGATGCGGCGTTTGTTCCGGAGGTCGCCGCGTTAAAATGTCCGGACAGTCCGCTGAAGGGCCGGGCGAATGTGTTTATTTTCCCCAATCTGGAGGCAGGCAATATTTGCTACAAGGCCGTTCAGCGGCTGGGCAATTTTGAGGCCTACGGCCCGATTCTGCAGGGGCTGGCGCGTCCGGTCAATGACCTGTCCCGCGGCTGTGTGCCGGAGGATATTGTTGGCACAGCGGCGATTACAGCCCTTCAGGCGCAGTAA
- a CDS encoding 4Fe-4S binding protein: MLRNIVVIDEEKCDGCGLCVKACAEGAIQIINGKAKLVSETYCDGLGACLGHCPRGAITIEQRRAAAFDEKAAHEHVNRLKAASEKPFSGCPGMKMMQRKPQETVVGTGDSEIPSQLGQWPVQLKLLSPTAPYFAQADLMLVADCVPFAMGDFHPSLLKGHTIAVGCPKLDDRQYYVEKVSQILRLNDIRSLTVVRMEVPCCSGLTQIARTAVADSGKAMPFEEITISLNGQIIQRKTHPA, translated from the coding sequence ATGCTTCGGAATATCGTCGTAATTGATGAAGAAAAATGCGACGGCTGCGGCCTGTGTGTCAAGGCCTGCGCCGAAGGGGCCATCCAAATCATCAACGGCAAGGCCAAACTGGTCAGTGAAACGTACTGTGACGGCCTGGGGGCGTGTCTGGGACACTGCCCCCGGGGCGCCATTACCATCGAGCAGCGCCGGGCGGCGGCATTCGACGAGAAAGCGGCCCACGAACACGTAAATCGGCTGAAAGCCGCATCCGAAAAACCTTTTTCCGGCTGCCCGGGGATGAAAATGATGCAGCGAAAACCGCAGGAAACTGTTGTCGGCACCGGCGACAGTGAAATCCCTTCTCAACTGGGCCAATGGCCGGTGCAGCTGAAGCTTCTGTCCCCGACGGCGCCGTATTTCGCGCAGGCCGACCTGATGCTCGTGGCGGATTGTGTCCCCTTTGCGATGGGAGATTTCCATCCTTCGCTGCTGAAAGGACATACCATTGCCGTGGGGTGCCCGAAACTGGACGACCGGCAATATTATGTCGAAAAGGTCAGCCAAATCCTGCGGCTCAATGACATCCGCTCTCTGACGGTTGTTCGGATGGAAGTCCCCTGCTGCAGCGGCCTGACCCAAATCGCCCGGACGGCCGTTGCCGACAGCGGAAAAGCAATGCCGTTTGAAGAGATTACTATCTCGCTGAACGGACAAATCATTCAGCGCAAGACACATCCGGCTTAA
- a CDS encoding cupin domain-containing protein: MTTDGSVKILEEIKARAVSLNDLVQYACDSIVSKILLDKPVGSLTLFAFDKGQRLSEHTSPYDAVVQIIDGTAELTIGGQTVPAEKGQIVIMPAGISHAVHAKTAFKMLLTMIRQK; encoded by the coding sequence ATGACCACTGACGGCAGCGTCAAAATTCTGGAAGAAATCAAGGCTCGGGCCGTTTCTCTCAATGACCTGGTTCAATATGCTTGCGATTCTATTGTCAGCAAAATCCTGCTGGACAAGCCCGTCGGATCGCTGACCCTCTTTGCCTTCGACAAAGGGCAGCGGTTGAGTGAACACACCTCCCCCTATGACGCCGTGGTTCAGATTATCGATGGAACGGCGGAATTAACCATCGGCGGACAAACAGTACCCGCCGAAAAAGGCCAGATTGTGATTATGCCTGCCGGAATCTCCCACGCGGTTCACGCGAAAACCGCCTTCAAAATGCTTTTGACGATGATTCGTCAAAAATAA
- a CDS encoding Rrf2 family transcriptional regulator, whose amino-acid sequence MDIIKRNTDYALRILSELVNDPNRQRVLSARHLSDVLHIPYPITCKLLQKLQDCKITTSIMGPKGGYTLARPPSQITFLEVIEAIQGPIHMNRCFFNRFHCPLKERCPLRKKLGKIHEDILFSLKTTTLEEIQDKGLNQTGE is encoded by the coding sequence ATGGATATAATTAAAAGAAACACCGATTATGCCCTTCGCATCCTGTCGGAGTTAGTAAATGATCCAAACCGGCAGAGGGTTCTTTCAGCAAGGCATCTTTCCGATGTACTGCATATTCCCTATCCGATTACCTGTAAACTATTGCAAAAGCTTCAAGATTGTAAAATTACCACGTCCATTATGGGACCTAAAGGGGGATATACATTAGCTCGTCCACCCAGTCAGATTACCTTTCTGGAGGTGATTGAAGCAATCCAGGGCCCCATTCATATGAATCGGTGTTTCTTCAACCGCTTCCATTGCCCGCTGAAAGAACGATGCCCTCTTCGAAAAAAACTCGGAAAAATCCACGAGGACATTCTGTTTTCCCTGAAAACTACGACTCTCGAGGAAATTCAGGACAAAGGATTGAATCAAACAGGAGAATAA
- a CDS encoding cation diffusion facilitator family transporter has protein sequence MNSNLSADNPQIRRITLIGLWLNLFLSLLKAVVGFWAGSIGLVADAVHSLSDLLTDLAVLVGIHWGTKEPDSTHPFGHGRLETFSTAVIALVLGLVGGGMIYKAAVEIARLSASEHPASFMPLAVLWIAALSIISKEWLYQITRRTAIRCHSTTLYANAWHHRSDAFSSVAVLVGAACVRFLNYPYGDHLAAIVVGLMIIFVAVRIFTDCLNEFSEQAADQQTLGQIKTILTEQPRIAQWHQLRTRRVGREIFLDVHILVDPQLTITEAHAISHELEVSLHNRLPRPVNVIVHVEPDLPELRR, from the coding sequence ATGAATTCGAACCTGTCCGCTGATAATCCGCAGATTCGCCGCATCACGCTTATAGGGCTGTGGCTGAACCTCTTCCTGTCCCTCCTTAAGGCCGTTGTCGGCTTTTGGGCCGGCTCCATCGGTTTGGTGGCGGACGCCGTTCATTCACTTTCCGACCTGCTGACCGACCTGGCTGTTTTGGTAGGAATTCATTGGGGCACAAAAGAGCCGGATTCGACTCACCCATTCGGCCACGGCCGGCTGGAAACCTTCAGCACCGCCGTAATCGCCTTGGTCTTGGGACTTGTCGGCGGAGGAATGATTTACAAAGCCGCCGTCGAAATCGCCCGGCTGTCGGCTTCGGAACATCCCGCATCCTTTATGCCTTTGGCCGTCCTTTGGATTGCAGCCCTGTCCATCATTTCCAAAGAATGGCTCTATCAGATTACCCGCCGCACGGCGATTCGCTGCCACAGCACCACGCTCTATGCCAATGCCTGGCATCATCGCAGTGATGCCTTCAGCTCGGTGGCCGTACTCGTCGGAGCCGCCTGCGTCCGCTTTCTGAACTATCCGTACGGAGACCACCTGGCGGCGATTGTCGTCGGCCTGATGATTATTTTTGTTGCCGTTCGCATCTTTACCGACTGCCTGAACGAATTCAGTGAGCAAGCCGCCGATCAGCAGACCCTCGGACAAATCAAGACCATCCTCACCGAACAGCCCCGGATCGCCCAATGGCATCAGCTCCGAACCCGGCGTGTGGGGCGGGAAATCTTTTTGGATGTGCATATTCTTGTGGATCCGCAGCTGACCATCACGGAAGCCCATGCTATTTCGCACGAATTAGAGGTTTCCCTTCACAACCGGCTTCCGCGGCCGGTCAACGTCATTGTGCACGTCGAACCGGACCTGCCGGAACTGCGGCGATAA
- a CDS encoding DNA polymerase ligase N-terminal domain-containing protein, giving the protein MPCEPSERERQFVIHKHITPAGIHWDWMLEEGGTLQTWRVSCPPQEIGQELLRSDKIDDHDFRFLTYEGPVQQNTARVQREDRGRLTVLRRTDSHILFRLEGEVLTGCFAFCRKGNEWFLCRVPPTE; this is encoded by the coding sequence ATGCCTTGTGAACCTTCCGAGCGGGAAAGACAGTTTGTGATTCACAAGCATATCACGCCGGCAGGGATTCATTGGGATTGGATGCTCGAAGAGGGCGGAACGCTGCAGACGTGGAGGGTGAGTTGTCCGCCGCAGGAAATAGGGCAGGAGCTGCTCCGGTCGGACAAGATTGACGACCATGACTTCCGCTTTCTGACTTATGAAGGGCCGGTGCAGCAAAACACGGCAAGGGTGCAGCGGGAAGACCGAGGGCGGCTGACCGTTTTGAGAAGGACCGACTCCCACATCCTTTTCCGCCTGGAAGGAGAGGTTTTAACAGGTTGTTTTGCTTTCTGCCGGAAGGGGAACGAGTGGTTCCTCTGCCGAGTGCCCCCAACAGAATGA
- the hcp gene encoding hydroxylamine reductase: protein MFCYQCEQTAGGTGCTKMGVCGKTPETADLQDLLVYAAKGIANYAHRAGQLGLRSKEIDRFVVEALFSTVTNVNFDPQRLEELVQQADKILIQARRLYEEACRKTGKKPEPLSGPAAWRAPSNRQEMLQEAQAVGIANRLEACGPDAAGLQELILYGLKGMAAYADHAMILGVEDSGVYAFFHEALDFLTSDQAQEVNALVGMALKVGQVNLKVMEMLDQANTGTYGHPEPTSIRISPVKGKAILVSGHDLRDLELLLKQTEGKGIHVYTHGEMLPCLAYPGLKKYNHLVGNYGTAWQNQHKEFDAFPGAILMTTNCIQRPKDTYKDRIFTTGLVAWPEVRHIGPDKDFTPVIQAALAAPGFTQDAPEKRITIGFARNAVMSVAGQVIEAVKAGKIRHFFLIGGCDGAKPGRNYYTELAQAVPKDCVILTLACGKYRFNMLDFGNIGGIPRLLDVGQCNDAYSAIQIAVALANAFGCGVNDLPLSLILSWYEQKAVCILLTLLHLGIRNMKLGPSLPAFVGPNVLKVLVEQFNIAPISTPQKDLAEILG, encoded by the coding sequence ATGTTCTGTTATCAGTGTGAACAAACAGCCGGCGGAACAGGGTGCACCAAAATGGGTGTGTGCGGCAAAACTCCGGAGACAGCCGACCTTCAGGACCTTCTCGTTTATGCCGCCAAGGGTATCGCCAATTATGCGCATCGTGCCGGACAGCTCGGTCTTCGAAGCAAAGAAATCGACCGATTCGTTGTGGAAGCCCTTTTCAGTACGGTAACGAATGTCAACTTTGATCCCCAGCGGCTGGAAGAGCTGGTTCAGCAGGCGGACAAAATCCTCATCCAGGCCCGCCGACTCTATGAAGAGGCCTGCAGGAAAACCGGCAAAAAGCCCGAACCTTTGTCCGGACCGGCTGCCTGGCGGGCCCCCTCCAATCGTCAGGAGATGCTTCAGGAAGCACAAGCTGTCGGTATTGCCAACCGACTGGAAGCCTGCGGGCCCGATGCGGCAGGACTTCAGGAACTGATTCTGTACGGCTTGAAGGGGATGGCCGCTTATGCCGACCACGCTATGATTCTCGGCGTTGAAGACAGCGGCGTCTATGCCTTTTTTCATGAAGCCTTGGATTTTTTGACAAGCGATCAAGCTCAGGAGGTCAATGCTTTGGTTGGAATGGCCCTTAAGGTCGGCCAGGTCAATCTGAAAGTGATGGAAATGCTCGATCAGGCCAATACGGGAACCTATGGACATCCCGAGCCGACCTCAATTCGCATCTCTCCGGTCAAAGGCAAGGCCATCCTCGTTTCCGGACATGACCTGCGGGATTTGGAACTGCTGCTCAAGCAGACGGAGGGCAAGGGCATCCATGTTTATACGCACGGGGAAATGCTGCCGTGCCTGGCCTATCCGGGTCTGAAAAAATACAACCATCTGGTCGGCAACTATGGAACCGCCTGGCAGAATCAGCACAAGGAATTTGACGCTTTCCCAGGGGCAATTCTGATGACGACCAACTGCATCCAGCGTCCGAAAGATACCTACAAGGACCGCATCTTCACAACGGGGCTGGTGGCGTGGCCCGAGGTGCGGCATATCGGTCCGGATAAAGACTTTACCCCCGTCATTCAGGCTGCCCTGGCCGCTCCCGGATTCACGCAGGATGCCCCGGAAAAACGCATCACCATCGGGTTTGCCCGTAATGCCGTTATGAGCGTGGCCGGCCAGGTCATCGAAGCCGTCAAAGCCGGCAAAATCCGGCATTTCTTCCTCATCGGCGGCTGCGACGGTGCCAAGCCCGGACGCAATTACTACACCGAATTGGCTCAGGCCGTCCCGAAAGACTGCGTCATCCTCACGCTGGCCTGCGGCAAATACCGCTTCAATATGCTCGATTTCGGCAATATCGGCGGCATCCCGCGGCTCCTGGATGTGGGACAATGCAACGACGCCTACTCCGCGATTCAGATTGCCGTCGCCCTGGCTAACGCCTTCGGCTGCGGTGTGAACGATCTGCCTCTTTCGCTGATTCTCAGCTGGTACGAACAGAAGGCCGTCTGCATCCTGCTGACCCTGCTGCATTTGGGCATCAGGAATATGAAGCTGGGGCCCTCCCTGCCGGCCTTTGTCGGACCGAACGTGCTGAAAGTGCTTGTGGAACAGTTCAACATCGCCCCGATTTCCACCCCGCAAAAAGACCTGGCGGAAATCCTGGGCTGA
- the glmM gene encoding phosphoglucosamine mutase, translated as MKQELIISISGLRGLVGENFFPETAALYGAAFGTFLNEQWGRAVGKPVVALGRDSRISGAMFAAAAASGLCSAGADVIDLGICSTPAAGLMVRHLGCQGGAVITASHNPIEYNGIKLLLDNGIAPPKPLAEQIRQRFVEKKVRYVDAVRCGIISSNTQTVQVHVDKVLSIVNPDQIRRRKYNVVLDSINGAGGPEAQKLLEELGCRIVGINLEPSGRFAHKPEPTQENLTDLCEKVRQTGADLGFAQDPDADRLAIVDEQGTYIGEEYTLAFAALLRFSEQPGGKAAANLSTSRMIDDIAARFGGTVLRTPVGEAHVANTMLEHQCIIGGEGNGGVIDLRIGPIRDSLVAMALTLQLMAQTGKSVRQLTQEIGRYEMVKLKYAANAKQAQALIQAACSAFPQAKTDTRDGCRLDLPDGWLHIRTSNTEPIVRIIFETRTAEASADLGRKIESICQKVLKR; from the coding sequence ATGAAGCAGGAATTGATTATCAGCATCAGCGGATTGCGGGGCCTGGTTGGAGAGAACTTCTTTCCGGAAACGGCCGCGTTGTACGGCGCAGCCTTCGGGACATTCCTCAATGAGCAGTGGGGCCGCGCTGTCGGTAAACCCGTCGTTGCTTTAGGAAGGGACTCCCGCATCAGTGGTGCAATGTTTGCCGCCGCCGCAGCGTCCGGCCTCTGCAGTGCCGGCGCGGACGTCATCGATTTGGGAATCTGTTCGACCCCTGCAGCAGGCCTGATGGTCCGTCATCTCGGATGTCAGGGCGGAGCCGTCATCACCGCCAGCCACAACCCCATCGAATACAACGGCATCAAACTTCTGCTGGACAACGGAATTGCCCCGCCGAAACCGCTGGCCGAACAGATTCGCCAACGCTTTGTCGAGAAGAAAGTCCGTTACGTCGATGCTGTCCGCTGCGGCATCATTTCCTCCAATACCCAGACCGTTCAGGTCCACGTGGACAAGGTCCTCTCCATTGTCAACCCCGACCAGATTCGACGGCGCAAATACAATGTCGTTCTGGACAGCATCAACGGAGCCGGCGGCCCGGAAGCTCAAAAACTCCTCGAAGAACTCGGCTGCCGCATCGTTGGAATCAACCTCGAACCGTCCGGACGATTTGCCCACAAACCCGAGCCGACGCAGGAAAATTTGACAGACTTGTGCGAAAAAGTTCGGCAAACCGGCGCCGATTTGGGCTTCGCTCAGGACCCGGATGCCGACCGGCTGGCCATCGTGGATGAGCAGGGAACGTACATCGGAGAAGAATACACCCTCGCCTTTGCCGCCCTGCTGCGTTTCTCTGAACAGCCGGGCGGAAAAGCCGCCGCCAACCTGTCCACATCCAGAATGATAGACGACATCGCCGCCCGCTTCGGCGGGACTGTCCTTCGCACCCCCGTCGGCGAAGCCCACGTAGCCAATACCATGCTGGAGCACCAGTGCATCATCGGCGGCGAAGGCAACGGCGGCGTCATCGACCTGCGGATCGGCCCCATTCGCGACAGTTTGGTTGCGATGGCCTTAACCCTCCAGCTGATGGCCCAAACCGGAAAGTCCGTCCGGCAATTGACGCAGGAAATCGGCCGTTACGAAATGGTTAAGCTCAAATACGCCGCCAATGCCAAACAGGCACAGGCCCTGATTCAGGCCGCTTGTTCCGCCTTCCCACAGGCCAAAACAGACACTCGAGACGGCTGTCGGCTCGACCTGCCGGACGGCTGGCTCCATATCCGCACCAGCAACACCGAACCGATCGTCCGTATCATCTTTGAAACGCGTACCGCCGAAGCATCCGCCGACCTGGGCCGAAAAATTGAATCCATTTGTCAAAAGGTTTTAAAACGATGA
- a CDS encoding DUF438 domain-containing protein, giving the protein MKASKKDISSKLAGLLIQIHEGKNRPLIRRQASQLLSRIRPNDIAKAEHRLLKSGFSAEQVQQLCTAFVLMGIMETGKADLVRRLPDNHILRKVAAEHDLFRCFLADLEEVAAEIDRQPSLSAASPELMRLSHILEHLQGMAEHIAREDDVIFPMLKKQGWESLCRSIEKEHLYLQITIEDLLKLRMAFQNISFGVFKNQLTSLVRYIGPAMREHLFREEYVLFALALAAAQDPSLWEAMKTVCREIDYCGFHV; this is encoded by the coding sequence ATGAAGGCCTCAAAAAAAGATATCTCGTCCAAACTGGCGGGTTTGCTGATTCAAATCCATGAAGGCAAGAATCGTCCCTTGATTCGGCGTCAGGCTTCACAGCTGCTCAGCCGCATTCGGCCTAATGATATTGCCAAAGCCGAACATCGTCTTCTGAAAAGCGGTTTTTCTGCTGAACAGGTTCAGCAGCTTTGTACAGCGTTTGTTCTGATGGGCATAATGGAAACGGGCAAAGCAGATCTCGTGCGGCGCTTGCCGGACAACCATATTCTGCGCAAAGTGGCGGCTGAACATGATCTATTTCGCTGTTTTTTGGCGGATTTGGAAGAGGTTGCTGCAGAAATTGACCGACAGCCCTCGCTTTCCGCCGCCAGTCCGGAGTTGATGCGGCTTTCGCACATTCTTGAGCATCTTCAGGGGATGGCCGAGCACATCGCCAGAGAGGATGATGTGATTTTCCCCATGCTTAAAAAACAGGGATGGGAATCTCTCTGCCGTTCTATTGAAAAAGAGCATCTGTATCTTCAGATTACGATTGAAGACCTGCTCAAGCTGAGAATGGCTTTTCAGAATATATCGTTTGGGGTTTTCAAGAATCAGCTGACTTCATTGGTACGCTATATCGGCCCGGCCATGCGGGAGCATTTATTCCGGGAGGAGTATGTTCTGTTTGCCCTTGCTCTGGCGGCGGCACAGGATCCTTCCCTGTGGGAGGCTATGAAAACGGTCTGCCGTGAGATTGACTACTGTGGGTTCCATGTGTAA
- a CDS encoding homoserine O-acetyltransferase encodes MEKDLKNSVGIVKTQYIRVVQADAPLTLQCGKTLGPIDVAYETYGTLSENKDNVILICHALSGDAHVAGYHSPDDRKPGWWDCMVGPGKPIDTTRYFVICSNVLGGCKGTTGPSSFNPATGKPYGLQFPIITIRDMVLVQKLLLDALGIEQLLAVIGGSMGGMQVLQWAAAYPEKVRSAVCIASTTRLNAQAIAFDAVGRNAILADPNFCEGQYTEERSPDQGLAIARMIGHITYLSEQSMRAKFGRQLQKKDEYSYDFHSEFAVETYLDYQGQAFTERFDANSYLYITKAMDYFDLVREYGTLQQAFRNTSCRYCIVSFSSDWLFPPEQSEEIVHALGAEKKDVTYCNIHSPYGHDAFLLEVQELGALISGFLYSTLQQIRTGQSLVPSILTSSAEKKHSSEHAKRARIDYELIDSLIEPGSRVLDLGCGDGELLVRLMEDKKVIGQGVEIDQDLVIHCIQRGLSVIHRDIEKGLEEYPADSFDYAILSQTIQTLRDPEKVLRRLLRIAKKVIVSFPNFAHWRCRFQLFFKGQAPQTRQLPYRWYNSPNIHFLSMKDFDRFCTERGIQIEKRIPLRRNIAAPLRIWPNLLAAQAVYVLSKYQT; translated from the coding sequence ATGGAAAAAGACTTAAAAAACTCTGTTGGAATTGTAAAAACCCAGTACATCCGCGTGGTCCAGGCCGATGCGCCCCTGACCCTGCAGTGCGGGAAAACCCTGGGCCCGATCGACGTGGCCTACGAAACCTATGGGACTTTGTCCGAAAATAAAGACAACGTCATCTTGATTTGTCATGCCCTCAGCGGCGATGCCCACGTAGCCGGCTACCACAGTCCTGATGACCGAAAGCCCGGCTGGTGGGACTGTATGGTCGGCCCCGGAAAACCAATCGACACAACCCGCTATTTCGTCATCTGCTCCAATGTCTTAGGCGGCTGTAAAGGTACAACAGGGCCTTCCTCCTTCAATCCCGCCACGGGGAAACCTTATGGGCTGCAATTCCCGATTATCACCATCCGGGATATGGTGCTTGTACAAAAACTGCTCCTGGATGCATTGGGTATTGAACAGCTTCTGGCCGTCATCGGGGGCTCGATGGGCGGGATGCAGGTTCTTCAGTGGGCCGCGGCGTATCCGGAAAAGGTTCGTTCCGCCGTCTGCATTGCCAGCACGACCCGTCTGAACGCCCAGGCCATTGCATTTGATGCCGTCGGACGAAATGCGATTTTGGCCGACCCCAATTTCTGTGAGGGACAATACACAGAGGAACGTTCTCCGGACCAAGGATTGGCAATTGCCCGAATGATTGGACACATCACCTATTTGTCTGAACAATCGATGCGGGCGAAATTCGGCCGTCAACTTCAGAAAAAAGACGAATACAGTTATGATTTTCATTCGGAATTTGCCGTTGAAACCTATCTGGATTATCAGGGACAGGCATTTACAGAGCGGTTCGACGCCAATAGTTATCTGTACATTACCAAAGCGATGGACTATTTCGACCTGGTCCGCGAATACGGCACGCTTCAGCAGGCATTTCGAAACACATCCTGCCGATACTGCATTGTCAGCTTCAGCAGCGACTGGCTGTTCCCCCCGGAGCAGTCGGAGGAAATTGTCCATGCCCTTGGGGCCGAAAAAAAGGATGTGACCTATTGCAATATTCATTCCCCCTACGGTCATGATGCGTTTCTGCTTGAAGTGCAGGAACTGGGAGCTTTAATTTCCGGATTCTTGTATTCTACCCTCCAGCAGATTCGGACAGGACAGTCTTTAGTCCCAAGCATCCTAACCTCTTCAGCAGAAAAAAAACATTCATCGGAGCATGCCAAGCGAGCCCGCATCGATTATGAACTGATTGACTCCCTGATTGAACCCGGCAGCCGAGTGCTGGACCTCGGCTGCGGTGACGGGGAACTGCTGGTTCGGCTTATGGAGGACAAAAAGGTAATCGGCCAGGGAGTAGAAATCGATCAGGATTTGGTGATTCACTGCATCCAGCGGGGGCTCTCCGTCATTCATCGGGATATTGAGAAGGGACTGGAAGAGTACCCGGCGGACAGTTTTGACTATGCGATTTTATCCCAGACCATTCAAACCCTGCGGGATCCGGAAAAGGTTCTCCGACGGCTTCTGCGCATCGCCAAAAAAGTCATTGTCAGTTTCCCGAACTTTGCTCACTGGCGATGCCGCTTCCAGCTCTTTTTCAAGGGACAAGCACCGCAGACACGGCAGCTTCCCTACCGCTGGTACAATTCCCCCAACATTCACTTTCTTTCGATGAAAGACTTTGACCGTTTCTGTACCGAACGGGGCATTCAGATTGAAAAACGGATTCCGCTTCGGCGAAACATAGCAGCTCCGCTTCGGATTTGGCCGAATCTGCTGGCTGCACAGGCCGTTTATGTTCTGAGCAAATACCAGACGTGA
- a CDS encoding RsmE family RNA methyltransferase has translation MRIPRFFCPDLSSSMVLLDPSESHHLAHVLRLETGETVELFDGRGRLAFARVSSIHKDKVSLVVNEIRSFPPPARKIVLAVSMPKTNRFDFLVEKCTELGVDHIIAVAYERTVKIGKESAMARYEKIAVSAAKQSGRVFLPRLSGPWPLPKAIEQIHIEYPQSAWIYGEPSCEPSSQKGLKKAEDLFSGKDIVCLIGPEGGVTEDEKKTLQSMGASSIQINPNVLRIETAAIAFGAILSFLRG, from the coding sequence GTGCGGATACCCCGTTTTTTTTGTCCGGATTTGTCATCTTCAATGGTGTTGCTGGACCCTTCGGAATCGCATCACTTGGCACATGTTCTGCGGCTTGAGACGGGCGAAACTGTGGAACTTTTCGACGGAAGGGGTCGTCTGGCTTTTGCCCGAGTTTCTTCTATTCACAAAGACAAGGTTTCGCTCGTAGTAAATGAAATTCGTTCTTTTCCTCCGCCGGCAAGGAAAATAGTTCTGGCGGTCAGTATGCCCAAAACCAATCGTTTTGATTTTCTTGTCGAAAAATGTACAGAATTGGGAGTCGATCATATCATAGCAGTGGCCTACGAGCGAACAGTTAAAATAGGCAAGGAGTCAGCGATGGCCCGTTATGAGAAGATTGCGGTCTCAGCCGCTAAGCAATCCGGAAGAGTTTTTCTGCCGCGATTGAGCGGACCGTGGCCCCTTCCTAAGGCGATAGAACAAATCCACATAGAATATCCTCAATCCGCCTGGATTTATGGAGAACCTTCTTGTGAACCATCGTCCCAAAAGGGTTTGAAAAAAGCTGAGGACCTGTTTAGCGGCAAGGATATAGTCTGTCTGATAGGACCGGAGGGGGGGGTTACGGAAGACGAAAAGAAGACCTTACAATCGATGGGGGCATCCAGCATTCAAATCAATCCCAACGTTCTCAGAATTGAGACGGCGGCCATCGCCTTTGGGGCGATTCTGTCTTTTCTTCGAGGGTAG